ACCCCCCCCACAGCGGGAGAGAccgggacctgagggcacagtgaGGGAGTGGCGGGGGCAGCaggtgattgagtgtgtgtgacagagagagacatgaaTGAGGGTTAccgggagaaagcaggagaagggAGTTGGGAGACACAGCAGCCAGGAATCCATCAGCAGAGCACACCCGGATTTTGCTCCAAGACCTGATGATCCAACTCATCTGGGATTTCCCAATCCAGCCGAGCCCTCCCCCTGTCCTCGGGACTTTGTGTTTGTTCCTGGGCTGCTGGCGGGAGGCTGTCGgttagagggtgggtgtgggaggggaagGCAGGGAGCGATCACGAGGCTGGCTCCCGGGCGGCTCCCTCGGTGAGGTGTACCCGCTGGTGTTTCAGGCGGGCGGAGGACTGcgagaagcccttgccgcagacggagcagacgaagggccgctccccggtgtggcgGCGCCGGTGGATGGCGAGGGTGGAGGAGAGGGCGAAGCCGCGGCCACAGATGGCACAGACATAGGGCCGCTCGCCGGTATGTACCCGGTGGTGGACCAGCAGCGCCGCCTGCTGGACAAAGGCCTTGCCGCACACGGTGCAGGAGAATTCCTTGGCTCCCGCGTGCAGCCGCCGGTGGGCCTGCAGGTTACCGGAGTCCACAAAGCGCTTGCCGCACAGCGGGCAGGCGAAGGGGCGCTCACCGGTGTGGGTACGCCGGTGGGTATGGAGGTTGCAGAGCCAGCGGAAGCGCTTCCCGCACACCGGGCAGGCGAAGGGGCGCTCGTCGGTGTGCACCCGCTGGTGGGTGAGCAGCGAGGAGGACTGGGCGAAGGCCCGGCCGCACATGGCGCACACGTAGGGCCGCTCATCCGTGTGCAGGCGCCGGTGAGCGACCAGCACCGAGGACTGGGTGAAGGCCTTGCCGCAGTCCGGGCAGACGTAGGGGCGCTCGCCCGTGTGCACCCGCTGGTGGGCCAGGAGGGTGGAGGAGTGGGCAAAGGCCTTGCCGCAGTCGGCGCAGACGTAGGGCCGCTCACCGGTGTGACCCCGTCGGTGGACGCTGAGGCTGGAGGGGTCGGTGAAGCCGTTGCCGCAGACCGGGCAGATGTagggccgctcgccggtgtgcacccactggtgggtcagcaggccCGACATGCGGGAGAAGGCTTTGCCGCAGTGGGGGCAGGAGTGCGGCTTCTCGCCGCTGTGGCCCAGCATGTGGGTCTTCAGCTGCGAGGGGTACAGGAAGCCCTTGCCACACACCTGGCAGGTGCACGGCCGCTCGGCACTGTGGCTCCTCTTGTGCCGCGACAGgttggacgactgggtgaagccgcGGCCGCACAGTGGGCAGACGTAGGCCTTGCCCGCCCCCCcggcaccaccccctcccccttctcgGCCGGTAGCGGCGGCGACACTCCCTCTTCCTCCCGGCACGTCAAGCCTGCCTCCCGGCTCCTCGGGCTCCGCCCCACTCCGCTTGTGCTCCGGGCTTGCTGTCCGCTGCGGACCATCCATCACCGGATCCCCTGAAAGCCAGAACGGAGTGAATCAGAATGGAAATGGGGGTGACGTCGAATGGTGGGGGACGAGGGGGGGGTGCAGGGGAAAAAGAACAGGGATTTACAAGTGGTCAACACCAGAGATCTGACCAAGGAAGCTCGTGGAACCTCAAGCCCCCTTCCCAACCCACACAATCCCGCTGAACTTCAATTTTAAATGGGTCCCATCAGTTAACTGCCGATCGTCATCAGCATGTACCCTGTCGGTCACCGTGTCTACATTCCTGGCAGTTAACTGCCGATCGTCATCAGCGTGTACCCTGTCGGTCACCGTGTCTACATTCCGGGCAGTTAATTGCCGATCGTCATCAGCGTGTACCCTGTCGGTCACCGTGTCTACATTCCTGGCAGTTAACTGCCGATCGTCATCAGCGTGTACACTGTCGGTCACCGTGTCTACATTCCTGGCAGTTAACTGCCGATCGTCATCAGCGTGTACCTTGTCGGTCACCGTGTCCACATTCCGGGCAGTTAACTGCCGATCATCATCAGTGTGTACCCAGTCGGTCACCACGTCCACATTTCTTGCAGCTAGCTGCCAATCGTCATCAGTGTGTACCCTATCGATCGCCATGTCCACATtcctgacagttaactgccaatcgTCATCAGTGTGTACCCTATCGATCACCACGTCCACATTCCTGGCAGCTAACTGCCGATTGACATCAGCGTGTAACCCATTGATCACCATGGTCACTTTCTTGGCAGTTAACTGCCGatcagaaaaatgtgttgctggaaaagtgcagcaggtcaggcagcatccaaggagcaggagaatcaacatttcgggcataagcccttcttcaggaatgcccgaaagatcgattctgctgctccttggatgctgcctgacctgctgcgcttttccagcaacacatttttcagctctgatctccggaatctgcagtccacactttctcctagttaactGCCGATTGTCATCAGCACGTACCCTGTCGGTCACCACGTCCACGTTCCTGGCAGTTAACTGCTGATCGTCACCAGTGTGTATCCTGTTGGTCACCACGTCCACATTCTTGCAGTTAGCTGCCGATCATCATCAGTATTAACCCCATTGGTCAGCACGTCCACATTCATGGCAGTTAACTGCCGATCGTCATCAGCTCGTACCCTGTCGGTCACCATGTCCACATtcctggcagttaactgccaatcGTCATCAGTGTGTACCCTGTCGGTCACCGCGTCCACATTCCTGGCAGTTAACTGCCGATCATCATCAGCATGTACCCTATCAATCACCACGTCCACATTTCTTGCAGTTAGCTGCCGATCATCATCAGTATGTACCCTATCGGTCACCACGTCCACATTCCTGGCAGTTAACTGCCGATCGTCATCAGTGTGGTACACAATCGATCACCATGTCCACATTCCTTACAGTTAACTGCCGATCATCATCAGTGTGTAACCTATTGATCACCATGTCCGCATTCCATGCAGTTAACTGCCGATCGTCATCAGCTTGTACCCTATTGATCACCATGTCCACATTCTTGGCAGTTAACGGCCGATCATCAGCAGTGAGTACCCTGTCGGTCACCACGTCCACATTCCTGGCAGTTAACTGCCGATCGTCATCAGCGTGTACCCTGTCGGTCACCACGTCCACGTTCCTGGCAGTTAACTGCCGATCGTCATCAGCGTGTACCCTGTCGGTCACCACGTCCACATTCCTGGCAGTTAACTGCCGATCGTCAACAGCGTGTACCCTGTCGGTCACCATGTCCACGTTCCTGGCAGTTAACTGCCGATCGTCATCAGCGTGTACCCTATCGATCACCACGTCCACATTCCTGGCAGTTAACTGCTGATCGTCATCAGCGTGTACCCTGTCGGTCACCACGTCTACATTCCTGGTAGTTAACTGCCGATCGTCATCAGCGTGTACCCTGTCGGTCACCACGTCCACGTTCCTGGCAGTTAACTGCCGATCGTCATCAGCGTGTACCCTGTCGGTCACCACGTCCACATTCCTGGCAGTTAACTGCCGATCGTCAACAGCGTGTACCCTGTCGGTCACCATGTCCACGTTCCTGGCAGTTAACTGCCGATCGTCATCAGCGTGTACCCTATCGATCACCACGTCCACATTCCTGGCAGTTAACTGCTGATCGTCATCAGCGTGTACCCTGTCGGTCACCACGTCTAAATTCCTGGTAGTTAACTGCTGATCGTCATCAGCGTGTACCCTGTCGGTCACCACGTCTACATTCCTGGCAGTTAACTGCTGATCGTCATCAGTGTGTACCCTATCGATCACCACGTCCACATTCCTGGCAGTTAACTGCTGATCGTCATCAGCGTGTACCCTGTCGGTCACCACGTCCACGTTTCTGGCAGTTAACTGCTGATCGTCATCAGTGTGGTACACAATCGATCACCATGTCCACATTCCTTACAGTTAACTGCCGATCATCATCAGTGTGTAACCTATTGATCACCATGTCCGCATTCCATGCAGTTAACTGCCGATCGTCATCAGCTTGTACCCTATTGATCACCATGTCCACAGTCTTGGCAGTTAACGGCCGATCATCAGCAGTGAGTACCCTGTCAGTCACCACGTCCACATTCCTGGCAGTTAACTGCCGATCGTCATCAGCGTGTACCCTGTCGGTCACCACGTCCACGTtcctggcagttaactgccaatcGTCATCAGCGTGTACCCTGTCGGTCACCACGTCCACGTTCCTGGCAGTTAACTGCCGATCGTCAACAGCGTGTACCCTGTCGGTCACCACGTCCACGTTCCTGGCAGTTAACTGCCGATCGTCATCAGTGTGGTACACAATCGATCACCATGTCCACATTCCCATCAGTTAACTGCCGATCATC
The sequence above is a segment of the Hemiscyllium ocellatum isolate sHemOce1 unplaced genomic scaffold, sHemOce1.pat.X.cur. scaffold_783_pat_ctg1, whole genome shotgun sequence genome. Coding sequences within it:
- the LOC132814283 gene encoding zinc finger protein 239-like, which produces GAGKAYVCPLCGRGFTQSSNLSRHKRSHSAERPCTCQVCGKGFLYPSQLKTHMLGHSGEKPHSCPHCGKAFSRMSGLLTHQWVHTGERPYICPVCGNGFTDPSSLSVHRRGHTGERPYVCADCGKAFAHSSTLLAHQRVHTGERPYVCPDCGKAFTQSSVLVAHRRLHTDERPYVCAMCGRAFAQSSSLLTHQRVHTDERPFACPVCGKRFRWLCNLHTHRRTHTGERPFACPLCGKRFVDSGNLQAHRRLHAGAKEFSCTVCGKAFVQQAALLVHHRVHTGERPYVCAICGRGFALSSTLAIHRRRHTGERPFVCSVCGKGFSQSSARLKHQRVHLTEGAAREPAS